CGCTAACTTGCTTCATTGGTTACTTTgggttttgtaccttttgcatatcgttaacatgtactaatacacacttacacaccaaaggataTGTAAAATTGTATGAGCTCTTTAACAATAGCTGGGTTTTTTTTAATTGCGCATAACGGCATTGCAAATTGAAAATAAAGCCAATAGAAACTCGTCAATTTTGCAAAAACTCACATATATCACCAAAAACGTTTTACGTTCACATGACGTGTTTTTTAGGCAATTTGGAAAAGGTGTATTTCGCAAAAACTGCCATGGAAACAGGTTACCTGATATACAAGGCagtcacataattattatttaaagatgaCGCGGTATGACTTAAAACCTCCCAGAAACACCTCAATACGTGTCAACACCTTCATTTCACAATAGTCTTTTGTCGACATTTGGAAAATAACACTAAAGTTTTGCACAAATCtgcaatggaaacgcagctGAAAAATAGTTGTAAaaaaaggtgcagtgtgtaaattttagtggcatctagtggtgaggttgcgaactGCGACCAACTGCAACcaagtccactgctcacctatcgcttttgaaacacacagagaagctacggtagccgccaccggacaaaaATGTCATCGTTGGAGAGAACTTAgtaaaaagtttgtccattaagggcttctgtagaaacatgggggcacaaaatggcgacttccatgtaaggggaccctcggtgtatgtagataaaagcGTCTCATTCTCAGGTAATcaaaacataacagttcattatgaaaggtcttacacacccctgataatatagttttgtttattattttgcatttcggTCAAGAGATCTttcaaaaaattacacactgcacctttaaaccaaGACTTTAGATGAGTATTTAAACCAACAAATATTGACATCTATGATATCAGTATGGttaaaaactttacttttcaTGATAAGGTTGCCCAtttactaaaactaaaattGAAGGGCTTGTATTGTACCGATGCctatatgtactgtatgtattaattcactGGGTCCCACACATTATGGTCCTAATGCTAATATGATATGTTCACATATTCTCTACACCTCTGTATTGCAAACTGATTAAATACGTTTGGATTTAAATATGAATGTGTTTCATTTGATAATTTTATTGCATGTATGTATGTTATTGTGTTATTaagcatgtttattttattttttatgttttttccttttcagGTTGCCTTTTAAAATCTGGCAAGTCGCAACAGATGGAAATAAGCCTGTGGGCTAACTCGTACTTATTTACAGTATCTGTGCTGTTGATTAATGTCCtttttacaataaataaatgaaaaaaactATAGAATTAACAGAGAGAATATCCACATACCCAAAGAATCCTTTGAGGAACGTGACGTAGATCAGAGGAGCAAAGACAGAAAAGTACAGGAATGTGGTCACATCAACACAACTGTAaagaaacacaacacaacatagAGGGGTTTAAACATCGGTGACCTTTTTCCATCTGGTAttttcatttctgtttttaattaCACCTGAAATTAAAGAGGAAgctttaaaaaatttttaaataaatatttaaatttgatcAACATAATCTGATAACAGAATGCAGAACAGACAGCACTTACTGAAAATcatcaatattttaaaacactgtTCATTGAGAAGACTGATGATATATCATATAAGTTATCAACAGTTACGGTTAGTCAATCACAGTGGCGGCGGCTCGTGACTTCTTTTCCGAGGAATGCAAAATATCATCATGTGTGTGGATCAAAATGCCATCTCGTGTCATGTAAAAATCTTAGCCTGCTACAGACGCTTtgtaagggtttatgataaacgCTCATGTTTGctagatactcgcttaatctcatgtgtaatctaTCATGAACCCTTTCAACGCttatgcagcaggcacgtattttgacatgacgttaTGCACATAGGTTCTCATGAcgcactgaacacatattttgcctCGCCACCACTGTCAATCATATTAATATTGGTGTACAATGTCCATTAAACTGAGCAATCAATCTCCTACATAACCCTCATTTTCCTTCAGAGTTTGTCATCTTAATTGAATCTATGTTTGTAAAAGTGAAATATAAACGCTCACCACAGGCCTTCAATAATATCAGCACAGAGAAGAGCACTGCCGATCCCCTGAACCAGATTCAGTACAGACAGAATCCCAGCATACACGTAAAAACTCCTCTTAGCTGATGATAGAGAGAGACATTCATGATCACATGAGATAAACACAAACAGAGATAGAAAGTCTTGCGTTATAAATAATCTGTAGGTTTAGAGGTATATTTTTGGCTGTTACTTATATTAAAGGGCTCCTATTAtgcctttttttttacaaaatgtaatataagtctcaggtgtgcccaaaatgtgtctgtgaagttttagctttattatatcatgtccaaaatgcctTTAATTGGGCAGGAGCAAAAACGTGCTGTTTTagtgtgtgtacctttaaatgcaaatgagctacagctcctcactcccttaaCAAAAGAAACAGTGAGCGCTTTCGGTTCAAATAGATCTAATTCATGTAAATAAAGTCTGAGATAATAGTATCTCACTACTGAGATATGGAGGACAGCATACAACTCACTAGGGgcagaaactatggtaatgcaagAGTCAGTGgatgtgggcggggctttatcagtgtgacatcacattaacaaaaaaaacactacGTCTTATGacactgctttggtttaatggggattttAAAAGGACAAGAGGGTAGGGATGCTCAATTATGGGTTtcaattattttggtaaaaatcataatcacGATTATTTAACACGATTAATCCAtgactttaaaggaaaacaccacagcttttcaatattttactatgttcttacctcaacttagatgaattaatacatacatatcttttttcaatgcatgcacttttaatgtTTGTATAGCGCTTTTATTCCTATGGGTCTAAAcagaacttttattttgtgccaccatacttactcgtgtaactactcatttAACATGAGTTAGAATTGTTAAAgttctttaaatagggaaaacatggaagtgtttggtggcttataAATTCATCGTTGTTTGGATCCCagggaatgaatggggctaggctaaatgctaatacattcatggcgcgctgtacaaagattaaaagtgcacgcattgaaaaaagataggtatgtattaatttgtctaaattgaggtaagaattcaattcaattcaattcaattcaattagttaagaacatagtaaaatattaaaatactgtggtgtttcctttaaaaacactcatttatttaacctttttattaagtaagtgttgcagaaggctacacgtgtcaaagcagtggtgccttcgAAGTGCACGCAATTTATGGCAGAATAATTGTTCAACCTTGATTCATTGTTTTTGGAATTGTTTGAATCGAATTCAGCCCTACAAGTGGGTGGATTTTTccattgtagggtggttgtgtttacacactgccaacacaccttgtaaaaatggattttgcataataggtgccctttaacacAACTTTACTTtggaaagagagaaaataaattAACACATGGCTAcatacaatgtaaaaatgcaaacATGTCCTGTTACCAAAAcccttttacttttactcacaTGGTAATGAGATTTTGTCTCTGACTGGAGTTTTAGGAAGAATGACTATCAGAGAATAAACCTGAAAAACAGTCAAAATTAAACtttacttcaaaataaaagtttcgaTCGAATTCAATATAAAAAGAAATTTAAGAAATCAATACCAGGAAAAAGAAGCAAGAACTGGCCAGCCAGAAGTGCCGCCCACCGTGACCGTAGATGTTGAAGTCTTTAGCCGAGAGATGTTTATCTGGGTATCGAATCTCCAGAGTTCCCTGAAGAAGCAGCAGATTATATATGAAAGCCATAACTGTGAGTTTAAGGTGTGTGCATGGTAAAATCTCTGTAACACATGGCCACCCTTACTGCTTTTATAAAACAGGCGTCTTAGTATGTAGCCACTAACCAGGAGCGCTTATAGGGTCACTGTTTATATATCTGATATACAAGCGCACACGCTTACCTGTGTGATGGAATAGGCCAAGGCCAAGATCGCAGTGATGGCCAACACACGCTTGATACTGGACTTACTCTCCAGATGACCTGAACCAGTATAATCACAAAACATGTCACTTTACAGACCTGAGATCAGCATAAAGCAATAAACATTAAGAATTCAGAAACATACCAAAAGCCAGTCCCAGTATGATGACGCTGAGCTCAATACCTAATAAAAAGAAACGCGTGATTTCCCAAAGCACCTGCGGGCGGACACATCACATCACAGTCAACTGCAGTATTAAAAGGAACGTTTCATGATGCATTGCATCGCTTTGTAAagaattaaaatatgaattatatataaatttttcTTTACTGTTAAATGTCAGTAATATTACTATTGGCTTTGCACACTGTGCATAAATATAAAGTAGTCATTTTAGAGCAGGCAGTCTAGTCTGTTGCACACCAATCAGTGTGTTATTAGAAACATTAGGATGTCTTTCACACATTTTTGATTTAGTAATAACAGGAATAATAGGAATGATGCCTAAGTTTTACCTTATCTATGAGCGTGGCAGCACTGGATGTGCTCACAGTCATGGAGACTATAGCACGTGTGATACCCACAGCAGCCACTACAAACAcctaaacacacaaaacaacaaCCACTTACATAAATCACACTATCAACACACTTTTTATGACTCTGTTATCTATATTTGTATCAATTAACTGCTATGTAAATTACATAACCGATAAATCATGAATCCAAATGCTTGAAAACTCAAGAAGTCACATGATGTAAGGTAACATtcatgatagatagatagacaagatagatagacaagatagatagactagatagatagatagatagatagatagatagatagatagatagatagatagatagatagatagatagatagatagatagatagatagatagatagatagatagatagatagatagatagatagatagatagataggacTGTGCAAATTGGCAAGTGCAATTAAGtgtagctctgcaattattgaTCCATTGCAATTAGAGATGCACTGATATAACCAGTATCTTtcgataaaaataaaaaaaacaattcacTATCTATATAGTTTACAGgtttatttacattattaaGAGTACGTTTACATTATTCATTTAGTTAACATTATTGAGAGTTAGATTTATAGTTTACACTACTGAAGGTCGGAGGTTTGAGCAATAATAATGTTTGACTTGAGTCAAAGCACAACTCTCACTCGGTGGGAAGCCCCAAGGGATTGAAAGCACATTCCAGAATCAGGAAAATGACTGTGAACGTTTTGGTGCTTGCTTACCAGTATATAAAACGCCACAAAGATGGGGCTGGAGGTGAGACGGATCTTGGCCCGAGCAGAAGGAAGTTTCCACATCAGGAATATCAAGAATGCAACATTAGGGATGAGCAGCATCAGGTCCCAGAATCGAACCCTGACACAAACCAGACAAACTTTTCAACAACAATACAAGGAAACAGCAGCTCAACTGCTTACAGTCCAGATAATGTTTATAACCGTAGATAATAAACAAGTCATTTATTACTGTAATACCAGCCCACACACATCTAAAACAGGAATTTCAACTTTTACCTGTGATGGAAAGTACCTGTTTATCTACAAAGATCCACAGcatgtttttactttaatttaatatttggtagtaaagacacacacacac
This Paramisgurnus dabryanus chromosome 7, PD_genome_1.1, whole genome shotgun sequence DNA region includes the following protein-coding sequences:
- the tpra1 gene encoding transmembrane protein adipocyte-associated 1 homolog; its protein translation is MLERVTQSVRFAHYGNTSVFPTVENSTDFTPDQEINITKPHKCLQILYEDIGDSRVRFWDLMLLIPNVAFLIFLMWKLPSARAKIRLTSSPIFVAFYILVFVVAAVGITRAIVSMTVSTSSAATLIDKVLWEITRFFLLGIELSVIILGLAFGHLESKSSIKRVLAITAILALAYSITQGTLEIRYPDKHLSAKDFNIYGHGGRHFWLASSCFFFLVYSLIVILPKTPVRDKISLPSKRSFYVYAGILSVLNLVQGIGSALLCADIIEGLCCVDVTTFLYFSVFAPLIYVTFLKGFFGSEPKILFSYKSQIDEPEDSDVHLPNTSSSGLGRKDLDHSSYSSTQIDGSGAYLDDVVSGPFGGGNSIDSDRWRSLNA